From a region of the Mycoplasma miroungigenitalium genome:
- a CDS encoding Smr/MutS family protein has protein sequence MIYSIDLHGFSVEEATSRILLALQYAEEQDYDYLDIITGHGTGAMKVTVENLLNEENYDYSIIRDGCYRVLIYGTFR, from the coding sequence ATGATTTATAGTATTGATTTGCATGGCTTTTCAGTAGAAGAAGCAACTAGTCGCATTTTGCTTGCGTTACAGTATGCAGAAGAACAAGATTATGACTACCTAGACATAATCACGGGTCATGGAACAGGAGCAATGAAAGTTACTGTTGAAAACCTTTTAAATGAAGAAAACTATGATTACTCAATCATTCGTGATGGATGCTATCGAGTCTTAATTTACGGCACTTTTAGATAA
- the mutM gene encoding bifunctional DNA-formamidopyrimidine glycosylase/DNA-(apurinic or apyrimidinic site) lyase — protein sequence MPEMPEVTTVVNALRPIISNQTINKVEIYKDKLFQNCTSQEFKNFVQGETIKDIYNLGKHIIIELKNESFILNHLRMTGKYAFYQKYHKPTLHDHVVFNLSNGYLYFNDARAFATFHIKNKNELMSTKPLCDLGKVPDEIDVDWLFEKVKKRSVSIKNILLDQNLILGIGNIYANESLWECQLHPSTPANQINKIKLIELIKSAGQIMKHATELGGSSIQSYSSLNGKKGEYQNLLKVHNRENLNCYRCDNKIQKYWVSKRGTYYCPQCQKERNDL from the coding sequence ATGCCAGAAATGCCAGAAGTGACTACAGTAGTTAACGCTCTTCGCCCAATAATAAGTAATCAAACAATTAATAAAGTAGAAATTTATAAAGATAAATTATTTCAAAATTGTACTTCTCAAGAGTTTAAAAATTTTGTTCAAGGAGAAACAATTAAAGATATTTATAATCTTGGTAAGCACATTATTATCGAACTTAAAAATGAATCATTTATTTTAAACCATTTACGAATGACTGGTAAATACGCTTTTTATCAAAAATATCACAAACCAACTCTGCACGATCACGTTGTTTTTAACTTGAGCAATGGATATTTATACTTTAATGATGCTAGGGCTTTTGCTACTTTCCATATTAAAAATAAAAATGAATTAATGAGCACAAAGCCATTATGTGATTTGGGAAAAGTTCCTGATGAAATTGATGTAGATTGACTTTTTGAAAAAGTTAAAAAACGAAGTGTTTCAATCAAAAATATATTATTAGATCAAAATTTAATTTTAGGTATAGGAAATATATATGCTAACGAATCATTATGAGAATGTCAATTGCATCCTTCAACACCTGCTAATCAAATTAATAAAATAAAATTAATTGAACTAATAAAATCGGCGGGGCAAATTATGAAACACGCAACTGAATTAGGCGGTTCAAGCATTCAATCGTATTCTTCGCTTAATGGCAAAAAAGGCGAGTACCAAAATTTATTAAAAGTACATAATCGTGAAAATTTAAATTGTTATCGATGTGATAACAAAATACAGAAATATTGAGTAAGTAAACGCGGAACATATTATTGTCCACAATGTCAAAAGGAGAGAAATGATTTATAG
- a CDS encoding variable surface lipoprotein, translating to MKRKLFLMLGGVAASMTAIPAMAASCAKKETHKNKDEDKTTTQLVTMLEENKKAKDEPVDKKSSAQYQDMSDIDLTTFKLTIVEPLTEDNIGEHNHNKQVFINTFKGETKIIGKSTGKSIGKSTGKPWEGPTIATMILPDKISLVNADKPLYFNKKDNSAKGSGFITVVKDTNGYLAKFRLFKYDKGGNHKVSTAVYSMYIK from the coding sequence ATGAAAAGAAAATTATTCTTAATGCTAGGGGGAGTGGCTGCTTCAATGACAGCAATCCCAGCTATGGCTGCTTCTTGTGCCAAAAAAGAAACACATAAAAATAAAGATGAAGATAAAACCACAACTCAACTAGTAACAATGTTAGAAGAAAACAAAAAAGCTAAAGATGAACCAGTTGATAAAAAATCATCAGCACAATACCAAGACATGTCTGATATTGATTTAACAACATTTAAATTAACAATCGTTGAACCACTAACCGAAGATAATATCGGAGAGCATAATCATAATAAACAAGTATTTATTAATACTTTTAAAGGCGAAACTAAAATTATAGGTAAATCAACAGGCAAATCAATAGGTAAATCAACAGGCAAACCATGAGAAGGACCTACAATCGCTACAATGATATTGCCTGATAAAATTTCGCTAGTTAATGCGGATAAACCTCTATATTTCAATAAAAAAGATAATTCAGCAAAAGGTAGTGGTTTCATTACAGTTGTAAAGGACACTAACGGATACTTAGCTAAATTTAGATTATTCAAATACGATAAAGGTGGAAACCACAAAGTTTCAACCGCTGTATACTCAATGTATATAAAATAA